In Plasmodium falciparum 3D7 genome assembly, chromosome: 5, the following proteins share a genomic window:
- a CDS encoding actin-depolymerizing factor 1, which yields MISGIRVNDNCVTEFNNMKIRKTCGWIIFVIQNCEIIIHSKGASTTLTELVQSIDKNNEIQCAYVVFDAVSKIHFFMYARESSNSRDRMTYASSKQAILKKIEGVNVLTSVIESAQDVADLK from the exons ATGATAAGTGGTATTCGAGTTAATGATAATTGTGTAACGGAATTTAATAACATGAAGATTAGGAAGACATGTGGCTGGATTATTTTTGTCATACAAAATTGtgaaataattattcattCAAAAGGTGCTTCAACAACCTTAACAGAATTAGTACAGTCcatagataaaaataatgaaattcaATGTGCATATGTTGTGTTCGATGCAG TAAGCAAAATTCACTTCTTCATGTATGCAAGAGAATCATCCAACTCAAGAGACAGAATGACCTATGCCTCTAGCAAACAAgccatattaaaaaaaatcgaAGGAGTTAATGTGCTCACATCTGTTATTGAAAGTGCACAAGATGTTGCTGATCTTAAATAA